A genomic segment from Drosophila willistoni isolate 14030-0811.24 chromosome 2L unlocalized genomic scaffold, UCI_dwil_1.1 Seg168, whole genome shotgun sequence encodes:
- the LOC6652358 gene encoding uncharacterized protein LOC6652358, protein MFRVQKLLVFEFEAIYEPVLVEGPIVLVDAQGNGLRQYHMALTSQNVVFSCDNFFKNSTRRGDSDEPSWEGRGQDPEIECLELVSLVPLECLRFNFYRRGDRCLMMLSAHQAHQHLNVKAPMIFEFGGHNFKHHFWYTWRERVASIRVVQPRYNEITGSSPFSSSDVQLEDELTVEVQVHPRPTRSPSGLFTRCYNSSGEGF, encoded by the coding sequence ATGTTTCGAGTGCAGAAACTTTTGGTCTTCGAATTCGAAGCGATCTACGAGCCAGTGTTGGTGGAGGGGCCCATTGTCTTGGTGGATGCGCAGGGAAATGGTTTGCGCCAGTATCACATGGCCCTAACTAGTCAAAACGTGGTCTTTAGCTGTGACAATTTCTTTAAGAACTCAACCAGAAGGGGGGACTCTGATGAGCCATCCTGGGAGGGACGTGGCCAAGACCCGGAGATCGAGTGCTTGGAACTAGTGAGTTTGGTGCCATTGGAATGCTTACGATTCAATTTCTACCGCAGAGGCGATCGGTGTCTTATGATGCTTAGTGCGCATCAGGCTCATCAGCACTTGAACGTGAAGGCACCTATGATCTTTGAGTTCGGTGGCCACAATTTCAAGCACCACTTCTGGTACACATGGCGTGAGCGAGTGGCCTCCATTCGGGTAGTACAGCCACGCTATAATGAGATCACCGGCTCCTCGCCCTTCTCCAGCAGCGACGTTCAGCTAGAAGATGAATTAACCGTGGAAGTCCAGGTGCATCCGAGGCCAACTCGTTCGCCCTCCGGCTTGTTTACGAGGTGCTACAATTCTTCGGGGGAGGGCTTCTAG
- the LOC6652359 gene encoding CTD nuclear envelope phosphatase 1: MTREPSVAETIAVKSQENNLLKQDILLGNRFKIIGISLGCIIELGSYIKRFLGYLIFKINAFFQPDRYFSYDEVPLSPEMEETLANICRKTLVLDLDETLIHSCYNDPDTNDSVGCSQVPDRAVPDYMMTVNIEEASSITFQVYKRPHVDEFLDFVSKWYDLVIYTASLEEYASEVVDRLDAGRGILPRRFYRQHCRSSTTILCKDLNLVNEDLCSTFIIDNSPNAYRDFPENAIPIKTYIYDPSDKELAKLLPFLDALRFTKDVRTILGRRTLI, from the coding sequence ATGACTAGAGAGCCGTCGGTCGCAGAGACTATTGCCGTGAAGTCACAAGAGAACAACTTATTGAAGCAAGATATTTTACTTGGGAATCGCTTCAAAATTATTGGTATTTCATTGGGCTGTATTATCGAGCTGGGCAGTTACATAAAACGATTTCTCGGCTATCTGATCTTCAAAATTAACGCGTTCTTTCAGCCCGATAGGTACTTTAGCTATGATGAAGTTCCCCTTTCGCCGGAAATGGAAGAGACATTGGCCAACATATGTCGCAAGACTCTTGTTTTAGACTTAGATGAGACATTGATACATTCATGCTACAACGATCCGGACACGAATGACAGTGTTGGTTGCAGTCAAGTTCCTGATCGGGCAGTTCCTGACTATATGATGACTGTCAATATCGAGGAGGCGAGTTCCATCACTTTTCAAGTATATAAGCGACCGCATGTCGATgaatttttggattttgtgTCCAAATGGTACGATTTGGTTATATATACAGCCAGTCTAGAGGAATATGCCTCTGAGGTCGTGGACAGATTGGACGCAGGGCGTGGCATACTGCCTCGACGTTTCTACAGGCAGCACTGTCGTTCAAGTACGACCATCCTTTGCAAGGACTTAAATCTGGTGAATGAAGATTTGTGCAGCACCTTTATTATCGACAACTCTCCCAACGCCTATAGAGACTTTCCTGAGAATGCAATACCCATTAAGACCTACATCTACGATCCCAGTGACAAGGAACTTGCAAAACTACTTCCGTTTTTAGATGCGCTTCGATTTACCAAGGATGTCAGAACAATACTTGGTCGCCGCACACTAATTTAA